One window from the genome of Oryza glaberrima chromosome 3, OglaRS2, whole genome shotgun sequence encodes:
- the LOC127765372 gene encoding ricin B-like lectin R40C1 — translation MEHAFRIQCRASDDLSLAIVNGEVILAKSDPRDDRQVWHKDVRYSAGLKDEAGRLAFALVNKATGEAIKHSFGYNHPVRLVKFEPGYLDESVLWTESEDTGDGFHRIHMINNADYIFDAEEAVPLCDGARDGTRLILFRWNGGDNQLWRMAPCIGAEPDHEPPVHVVCLTVRHGAVVLARIDHKDPKQHWTVSFRNTGRVTDEEGHRSFLLLNPSTGKAMKRSADKEQPVELVGHGPDSVDVALLWTRSDNVGEGFHCIRTVSDVSLFLRAEAPVPFSLGDTEGE, via the exons ATGGAACACGCGTTCAGGATCCAGTGCCGCGCGTCCGACGACCTTAGCCTCGCCATCGTCAACGGCGAGGTCATCCTCGCCAAGTCCGACCCACGCGACGACCGTCAG GTCTGGCACAAGGACGTACGATACAGTGCCGGGCTCAAGGACGAGGCAGGCCGTCTGGCGTTCGCGCTCGTGAATAAGGCCACCGGCGAAGCCATCAAGCACTCGTTCGGTTACAATCACCCG GTACGTCTTGTCAAGTTCGAGCCGGGGTATCTGGACGAGTCGGTCCTGTGGACCGAAAGCGAGGACACGGGCGACGGCTTCCACCGCATCCACATGATCAACAACGCCGACTACATCTTCGACGCGGAGGAGGCCGTCCCTCTCTGCGACGGTGCGCGCGACGGCACGCGGCTCATCCTGTTCCGGTGGAACGGCGGCGATAACCAACTATGGCGGATGGCCCCATGCATCGGCGCCGAGCCAGATCACGAGCCGCCCGTCCACGTCGTGTGCCTCACCGTTCGTCACGGCGCGGTTGTACTCGCCCGCATCGACCACAAGGACCCCAAACAG CATTGGACCGTGAGCTTCCGGAACACCGGGCGCGTGACCGACGAGGAAGGACACCGGTCGTTTCTCCTCCTGAACCCGTCCACCGGGAAGGCGATGAAGCGTTCTGCTGACAAAGAGCAGCCG GTTGAGCTCGTCGGCCACGGCCCGGACTCGGTGGACGTGGCGCTGCTCTGGACGCGTAGCGACAATGTCGGCGAGGGATTCCATTGCATCCGCACCGTCAGCGACGTCAGTCTC TTTCTGAGAGCGGAGGCTCCCGTGCCATTCTCCTTGGGTGACACGGAAGGCGAATAG
- the LOC127767326 gene encoding phospholipid-transporting ATPase 1-like isoform X2: protein MRAGIRRGSWLEALGWVSGRRPPGMAEEHDHHGSSRHMSASQKELGDEDARVVRVGDAERTNEQLEFAGNAVRTAKYSPLTFLPRNLFEQFHRLAYVYFLVIAVLNQLPQLAVFGRGASVMPLAFVLTVTAVKDAYEDWRRHRSDRAENGRLAAVLLSPGAGTHFAPTKWKHVRVGDVVRVYSDESLPADMVLLATSDPTGVAYVQTLNLDGESNLKTRYAKQETLTTPPEQLTGAVIRCERPNRNIYGFQANLELEEESRRIPLGPSNIVLRGCELKNTTWAIGVVVYAGRETKAMLNNAGAPTKRSRLETQMNRETLFLSAILVVLCSLVAALSGVWLRTHKADLELAQFFHKKNYVSDDKNANYNYYGIAAQIVFVFLMAVIVFQIMIPISLYISMELVRLGQAYFMIRDTTLYDASSNSRFQCRALNINEDLGQVKCVFSDKTGTLTQNKMEFRCASVGGVDYSDIARQQPVEGDRIWVPKIPVNVDGEIVELLRNGGETGQGRYAREFFLALATCNTIVPLILDGPDPKKKIVDYQGESPDEQALVSAAAAYGFVLVERTSGHIVIDVLGEKQRFDVLGLHEFDSDRKRMSVIIGCPDKTVKLFVKGADNSMFGVIDKTMNPDVVRATEKHLHAYSSLGLRTLVIGVRELSQEEFQEWQMAYEKASTALLGRGGLLRGVAANIEQNLCLLGASGIEDKLQDGVPEAIEKLREAGIKVWVLTGDKQETAISIGFSCKLLTREMTQIVINSNSRESCRKSLDDAISMVNKLRSLSTDSQARVPLALIIDGNSLVYIFDTEREEKLFEVAIACDVVLCCRVAPLQKAGIVDLIKKRTSDMTLAIGDGANDVSMIQMADVGIGISGQEGRQAVMASDFAMGQFRFLVDLLLVHGHWNYQRMGYMILYNFYRNATFVFVLFWYVLHTGFTLTTAITEWSSVLYSVIYTAVPTIVVAILDKDLSRRTLLKYPQLYGAGQREESYNLRLFIFVMLDSIWQSLAVFFIPYLAYRKSTIDGASLGDLWTLAVVILVNIHLAMDVIRWNWITHAAIWGSIVATLICVMVIDSIPILPGFWAIYKVMGTGLFWALLLAVIVVGMIPHFVAKAIREHFLPNDIQIAREMEKSQDSHDVTHPEIQMSTVARA, encoded by the exons ATGCGAGCGGGGATTCGCCGTGGTTCTTGGCTTGAGGCCTTGGGGTGGGTCAGCGGTCGCCGCCCGCCCGGTATGGCCGAGGAACACGACCACCATGGGTCGTCGCGGCACATGTCGGCGTCGCAGAAGGAGCTCGGCGACGAGGACGCGCGGGTGGTGCGCGTCGGGGACGCCGAGCGCACCAACGAGCAGCTGGAGTTCGCCGGGAACGCGGTGCGGACGGCCAAGTACTCGCCGCTCACGTTCCTGCCGCGGAACCTGTTCGAGCAGTTCCACCGCCTCGCGTACGTCTACTTCCTCGTCATCGCCGTGCTCAACCAGCTCCCCCAGCTCGCCGTCTTCGGGCGCGGCGCGTCGGTCATGCCGCTCGCGTTCGTCCTCACCGTCACCGCCGTCAAGGACGCGTACGAGGACTGGCGGCGACACCGCTCTGACCGCGCCGAGaacggccgcctcgccgccgtcctcctatCCCCTGGCGCGGGCACCCACTTCGCCCCGACCAAGTGGAAGCACGTCCGCGTCGGCGACGTCGTGCGCGTCTACTCCGACGAGTCCCTCCCGGCTGACATGGTCCTCCTCGCTACCAGCGATCCCACCGGCGTCGCCTACGTGCAGACGCTCAACCTTGACGGCGAGTCCAACCTCAAGACGCGCTACGCAAAGCAAGAAACGCTCACCACGCCGCCGGAGCAGCTCACCGGCGCCGTCATCCGCTGCGAGCGCCCGAACCGCAACATCTACGGGTTCCAGGCCAACctcgagctggaggaggagagccgCCGGATACCGCTCGGCCCGTCCAACATCGTGCTGCGAGGCTGCGAGCTCAAGAACACGACCTGGGCCATCGGCGTGGTGGTGTACGCGGGGCGCGAGACCAAGGCGATGCTGAACAACGCCGGCGCGCCGACCAAGCGCAGCCGCCTCGAGACGCAGATGAACCGGGAGACGCTCTTCCTCTCCGCCATCCTCGTCGTGCTCTGCTCGCTCGTGGCGGCGCTCTCGGGCGTGTGGCTGCGCACCCACAAGGCCGACCTCGAGCTGGCCCAGTTCTTCCACAAGAAGAACTACGTGAGCGACGACAAGAACGCCAACTACAACTACTACGGCATCGCTGCCCAGATCGTGTTCGTGTTCCTCATGGCCGTCATCGTGTTCCAGATCATGATACCCATCTCGCTCTACATCTCCATGGAGCTCGTCAGGCTCGGGCAGGCCTACTTCATGATCCGGGACACGACGCTGTACGACGCGTCCTCCAACTCGAGGTTCCAGTGTAGGGCGCTCAACATCAACGAGGACCTAGGCCAGGTCAAGTGCGTCTTCTCCGATAAGACCGGCACGCTCACTCAGAACAAGATGGAGTTCCGGTGCGcgagcgtcggcggcgtcgattACAGCGACATCGCACGGCAGCAACCTGTTG AGGGTGATCGGATTTGGGTGCCCAAGATTCCGGTGAACGTCGACGGGGAGATCGTGGAGTTGCTGAGGAATGGGGGAGAGACAGGGCAAGGAAGGTACGCCCGGGAGTTCTTCCTTGCTCTGGCGACGTGCAACACCATTGTTCCCTTGATTCTTGATGGCCCGGACCCGAAGAAGAAGATCGTCGACTACCAGGGCGAGTCCCCGGACGAGCAGGCGTtggtctccgccgccgccgcgtatgGTTTCGTGCTAGTTGAACGAACCTCCGGGCACATTGTCATTGACGTCCTTGGTGAGAAGCAGAG ATTTGATGTTCTTGGACTTCATGAGTTTGACAGCGATCGCAAGAGGATGTCTGTTATCATTGGCTGTCCTGACAAAACTGTCAAGCTGTTCGTAAAAGGCGCGGATAATTCGATGTTTGGAGTCATCGACAAAACAATGAATCCTGATGTTGTTCGTGCAACTGAGAAGCATCTCCATGCATATTCCTCACTGGGGCTGCGTACACTTGTTATCGGTGTCAGGGAACTTAGCCAGGAAGAGTTTCAGGAGTGGCAAATGGCTTATGAGAAGGCTAGTACTGCATTGCTAGGAAGAGGAGGCCTACTCCGTGGTGTGGCTGCCAACATCGAACAGAACCTGTGCCTATTGGGAGCCTCTGGTATTGAAGACAAGCTGCAAGATGGTGTACCCGAGGCGATCGAAAAACTCAGGGAAGCTGGGATTAAGGTTTGGGTACTAACTGGTGACAAGCAAGAAACTGCTATCTCCATTGGCTTTTCCTGCAAGCTTTTGACAAGGGAGATGACACAGATTGTAATTAACAGTAACTCAAGAGAGTCATGTAGAAAGAGTCTTGATGATGCAATTTCAATGGTTAACAAACTCCGGTCATTATCAACGGACTCACAAGCTAGAGTCCCTCTCGCTTTGATCATTGATGGTAACAGCCTTGTCTACATTTTTGATACAGAACGGGAAGAGAAG CTTTTTGAAGTGGCAATAGCTTGTGATGTTGTTCTATGTTGCCGGGTAGCTCCCCTACAGAAGGCTGGTATTGTCGATCTAATAAAGAAGCGGACAAGTGACATGACTTTGGCTATTGGAGAtg GTGCAAATGATGTATCCATGATTCAAATGGCTGATGTTGGCATTGGCATCAGTGGACAAGAAGGAAGGCAAGCTGTTATGGCATCAGATTTTGCCATGGGACAATTCAGATTTTTGGTTGACCTGTTGTTGGTTCATGGTCATTGGAACTACCAGAGAATGGGCTACATGATCCTATATAACTTCTACAGAAATGCTACTTTCGTATTCGTGCTTTTTTG GTACGTACTTCACACTGGTTTCACCCTGACAACAGCAATAACCGAGTGGAGCAGTGTGTTATATTCTGTGATCTATACTGCTGTCCCAACTATCGTTGTTGCGATTCTCGACAAGGATCTGAGTAGGAGGACATTGTTGAAATACCCCCAACTCTATGGTGCAGGGCAGCGCGAGGAGAGTTACAACCTAAGGCTGTTCATTTTTGTCATGCTGGACTCCATCTGGCAGAGCCTCGCAGTTTTCTTTATCCCTTACCTTGCATACAGAAAGAGTACAATCGACGGTGCGAGTCTGGGAGACCTCTGGACACTAGCTGTTGTCATTCTTGTGAACATTCACCTAGCAATGGATGTCATCAGATGGAACTGGATCACGCACGCAGCAATATGGGGCAGTATAGTCGCAACGCTGATTTGTGTCATGGTCATAGACTCCATACCGATATTGCCTGGTTTCTG GGCAATATACAAGGTGATGGGAACTGGACTGTTTTGGGCATTGCTGCTCGCGGTAATTGTGGTTGGAATGATTCCTCATTTTGTCGCTAAGGCCATAAGGGAGCATTTCCTTCCCAATGATATTCAGATTGCGAGAGAAATGGAGAAATCTCAAGATTCTCATGATGTCACTCATCCAGAAATTCAGATGAGTACAGTGGCACGAGCTTAG
- the LOC127767326 gene encoding phospholipid-transporting ATPase 1-like isoform X1: MRPERQSGEEAMDVVQARLPDPVPSPILRHSPSTSRSLRSVGDMPSVTFAGDMRSGSCRAESTASSFESFRRAGSRPQPVGAVARMPTRRSASERAGSQRDLRDEDARFVYVNDAARTNAPPAKFPDNSVTTTKYSVLTFIPRNLYEQFHRVAYVYFLILAALNQVPQLGVFSPVASVLPLAFVLGVTAVKDAYEDWRRHRSDKTENNRTASVLVDGVFQPKPWREIQVGELVRVVANETLPCDMVLVSTSDPTGVAYVQTINLDGESNLKTRYAKQETMSTPPEALAGLIKCEKPNRNIYGFLATVDLDGRRAVSLGTSNIMLRGCELKNTAWAIGVAVYTGRDTKVMLNNSGAPSKRSRLETHTNRETIVLAVVLTLLCTLVSLLAGIWLSDHSDELGVIPYFRKKDFSNPNEAEKYKWYGTGAQVVFTFMMAVIQFQVMIPIALFISMELVRVGQAYFMVQDEHMFDDKRQAKFQCRALNINEDLGQIKYVFSDKTGTLTENRMEFRCASVHGGDFSETDGGDADGHAVAADGVVLRPKTAVKTDPKLMAMLKDGTGAKADAARDFFLTLVTCNTIVPIIVDDDEDNDDPAAAAAKLVEYQGESPDEQALVYAAAAYGYTLVERTSGHIIIDVFGTRQRFDVLGLHEFDSDRKRMSVIIGCPDKTVKLFVKGADNSMFGVIDKTMNPDVVRATEKHLHAYSSLGLRTLVIGVRELSQEEFQEWQMAYEKASTALLGRGGLLRGVAANIEQNLCLLGASGIEDKLQDGVPEAIEKLREAGIKVWVLTGDKQETAISIGFSCKLLTREMTQIVINSNSRESCRKSLDDAISMVNKLRSLSTDSQARVPLALIIDGNSLVYIFDTEREEKLFEVAIACDVVLCCRVAPLQKAGIVDLIKKRTSDMTLAIGDGANDVSMIQMADVGIGISGQEGRQAVMASDFAMGQFRFLVDLLLVHGHWNYQRMGYMILYNFYRNATFVFVLFWYVLHTGFTLTTAITEWSSVLYSVIYTAVPTIVVAILDKDLSRRTLLKYPQLYGAGQREESYNLRLFIFVMLDSIWQSLAVFFIPYLAYRKSTIDGASLGDLWTLAVVILVNIHLAMDVIRWNWITHAAIWGSIVATLICVMVIDSIPILPGFWAIYKVMGTGLFWALLLAVIVVGMIPHFVAKAIREHFLPNDIQIAREMEKSQDSHDVTHPEIQMSTVARA; encoded by the exons ATGCGACCGGAACGGCAATCGGGTGAAGAGGCCATGGACGTCGTGCAGGCCAGGCTGCCGGACCCGGTGCCATCGCCGATCCTGAGGcactcgccgtcgacgtcgcggtCACTGCGGTCCGTGGGCGACATGCCGTCGGTCACGTTCGCGGGCGACATGAGGTCGGGCTCCTGCAGGGCCGAGTCCACCGCGTCGTCCTTCGAGAGCTTCCGGCGCGCCGGGTCGCGGCCGCAACCGGTTGGCGCCGTCGCGCGGATGCCCACGAGGCGGTCCGCGTCCGAGCGCGCCGGCTCGCAGCGGGACCTCCGCGACGAGGACGCCCGGTTCGTGTACGTGAACGACGCAGCGCGCACCAACGCGCCGCCGGCCAAGTTCCCGGACAACTCGGTGACGACGACCAAGTACTCCGTCCTCACCTTCATCCCGCGCAACCTCTACGAGCAGTTCCACCGGGTGGCCTACGTGTACTTCCTCATCCTGGCGGCGCTGAACCAGGTGCCGCAGCTCGGCGTGTTCTCGCCGGTGGCGTCCGTCCTGCCGCTGGCGTTCGTGCTCGGCGTCACGGCCGTCAAGGACGCGTACGAGGACTGGCGGCGGCACCGGTCTGACAAGACCGAGAACAACCGCACGGCGTCGGTGCTGGTCGACGGCGTGTTCCAGCCGAAGCCGTGGAGGGAGATACAGGTGGGCGAGCTGGTGCGCGTGGTGGCCAACGAGACGCTGCCGTGCGACATGGTGCTGGTGTCGACGAGCGACCCCACCGGCGTTGCCTACGTCCAGACCATCAACCTCGACGGCGAGTCCAACCTCAAGACGCGGTACGCCAAGCAGGAGACGATGTCCACGCCGCCGGAGGCGCTCGCGGGGCTCATCAAGTGCGAGAAGCCCAACCGCAACATCTACGGCTTCCTCGCCACCGTCGACCtcgacggccgccgcgccgtctcccTCGGCACCTCCAACATCATGCTCCGCGGCTGCGAGCTCAAGAACACGGCCTGGGCCATCGGCGTCGCGGTCTACACCGGGCGGGACACCAAGGTCATGCTCAACAACTCCGGCGCCCCCTCCAAGCGCAGCCGCCTGGAGACCCACACGAACCGCGAGACCATcgtgctcgccgtcgtcctcacCCTCCTCTGCACCctcgtctccctcctcgccggcatcTGGCTGAGCGACCACAGCGACGAGCTGGGCGTCATCCCCTACTTCCGCAAGAAGGACTTCTCCAATCCCAACGAGGCCGAGAAGTACAAATGGTACGGCACGGGCGCGCAGGTGGTGTTCACGTTCATGATGGCGGTGATCCAGTTCCAGGTGATGATCCCCATCGCGCTCTTCATCTCCATGGAGCTCGTCAGGGTCGGGCAGGCCTACTTCATGGTGCAGGACGAGCACATGTTCGACGACAAGAGGCAGGCCAAGTTCCAATGCCGGGCGCTCAACATCAACGAGGACCTGGGCCAGATCAAGTACGTCTTCTCCGACAAGACCGGCACGCTCACCGAGAACCGCATGGAGTTCCGCTGCGCCAGCGTGCACGGCGGCGACTTCAGCGagaccgacggcggcgacgcggacggcCATGCCGTGGCCG CGGACGGCGTGGTCCTGCGGCCGAAGACGGCGGTCAAGACGGACCCCAAGCTGATGGCGATGCTCAAGGACGGCACCGGCGCCAAGGCCGACGCTGCCCGCGACTTCTTCCTCACGCTGGTCACCTGCAACACTATCGTGCCCAtcatcgtcgacgacgacgaggacaacGACGacccggcggcagcggcggcaaagCTGGTGGAGTACCAGGGCGAGTCCCCCGACGAGCAGGCGCTGGTCTACGCTGCCGCTGCGTACGGCTACACGCTCGTCGAGCGCACCTCCGGGCACATCATCATCGACGTGTTTGGCACCAGGCAAAG ATTTGATGTTCTTGGACTTCATGAGTTTGACAGCGATCGCAAGAGGATGTCTGTTATCATTGGCTGTCCTGACAAAACTGTCAAGCTGTTCGTAAAAGGCGCGGATAATTCGATGTTTGGAGTCATCGACAAAACAATGAATCCTGATGTTGTTCGTGCAACTGAGAAGCATCTCCATGCATATTCCTCACTGGGGCTGCGTACACTTGTTATCGGTGTCAGGGAACTTAGCCAGGAAGAGTTTCAGGAGTGGCAAATGGCTTATGAGAAGGCTAGTACTGCATTGCTAGGAAGAGGAGGCCTACTCCGTGGTGTGGCTGCCAACATCGAACAGAACCTGTGCCTATTGGGAGCCTCTGGTATTGAAGACAAGCTGCAAGATGGTGTACCCGAGGCGATCGAAAAACTCAGGGAAGCTGGGATTAAGGTTTGGGTACTAACTGGTGACAAGCAAGAAACTGCTATCTCCATTGGCTTTTCCTGCAAGCTTTTGACAAGGGAGATGACACAGATTGTAATTAACAGTAACTCAAGAGAGTCATGTAGAAAGAGTCTTGATGATGCAATTTCAATGGTTAACAAACTCCGGTCATTATCAACGGACTCACAAGCTAGAGTCCCTCTCGCTTTGATCATTGATGGTAACAGCCTTGTCTACATTTTTGATACAGAACGGGAAGAGAAG CTTTTTGAAGTGGCAATAGCTTGTGATGTTGTTCTATGTTGCCGGGTAGCTCCCCTACAGAAGGCTGGTATTGTCGATCTAATAAAGAAGCGGACAAGTGACATGACTTTGGCTATTGGAGAtg GTGCAAATGATGTATCCATGATTCAAATGGCTGATGTTGGCATTGGCATCAGTGGACAAGAAGGAAGGCAAGCTGTTATGGCATCAGATTTTGCCATGGGACAATTCAGATTTTTGGTTGACCTGTTGTTGGTTCATGGTCATTGGAACTACCAGAGAATGGGCTACATGATCCTATATAACTTCTACAGAAATGCTACTTTCGTATTCGTGCTTTTTTG GTACGTACTTCACACTGGTTTCACCCTGACAACAGCAATAACCGAGTGGAGCAGTGTGTTATATTCTGTGATCTATACTGCTGTCCCAACTATCGTTGTTGCGATTCTCGACAAGGATCTGAGTAGGAGGACATTGTTGAAATACCCCCAACTCTATGGTGCAGGGCAGCGCGAGGAGAGTTACAACCTAAGGCTGTTCATTTTTGTCATGCTGGACTCCATCTGGCAGAGCCTCGCAGTTTTCTTTATCCCTTACCTTGCATACAGAAAGAGTACAATCGACGGTGCGAGTCTGGGAGACCTCTGGACACTAGCTGTTGTCATTCTTGTGAACATTCACCTAGCAATGGATGTCATCAGATGGAACTGGATCACGCACGCAGCAATATGGGGCAGTATAGTCGCAACGCTGATTTGTGTCATGGTCATAGACTCCATACCGATATTGCCTGGTTTCTG GGCAATATACAAGGTGATGGGAACTGGACTGTTTTGGGCATTGCTGCTCGCGGTAATTGTGGTTGGAATGATTCCTCATTTTGTCGCTAAGGCCATAAGGGAGCATTTCCTTCCCAATGATATTCAGATTGCGAGAGAAATGGAGAAATCTCAAGATTCTCATGATGTCACTCATCCAGAAATTCAGATGAGTACAGTGGCACGAGCTTAG